From a single Rhinolophus ferrumequinum isolate MPI-CBG mRhiFer1 chromosome 15, mRhiFer1_v1.p, whole genome shotgun sequence genomic region:
- the SLC27A5 gene encoding long-chain fatty acid transport protein 5 isoform X6, with protein MDVRSRLAILLLLLLLLRGLGQHTWPAAVALALRWLLGDPACCALLGLAALARPWLSPWMPPWLSLAAAASTLALLPVRPPPGLRWLPADVAFIVRILHAGLAIRARLSRTPPDTFVDAFERRARAQPGHTPLVLTGPGGRSVTYRELDARACRAAWALKAELGRPADRGAREPAALLVLASQVVPALGLWLGLAKLGCPVAWINPHSRGAPLVHSVLSSGARVLVVDPDLRENLEEVLPRLQEENIRCFYLSLSSPTPGVGALGAALQDAPPDPVPADLRAGITPRSPALFIYTSGTTGLPKPAILTHERVLQMCSMLSLSGVTADDVVYTVLPLYHAMGLVLGVLGCLELGATCVLAPKFSASCFWDDCRQHSVTVIQYVGEVLRYLCNTPQVTPQRQEDQTHTVRLAMGNGLRADVWENFQQRFGPIRILEVYGSTEGNIGFVNYPGRCGAVGKTSCFLRMLSPFELVQFDTEAVEPVRDKQGFCVPVGPGSSLLRPRKVLDTSLSSHHLSLSLSILFGQSLGTFTELLKTVRKIWNVDGRNRMEEALVRKVIGQYI; from the exons ATGGACGTCCGGTCGAGACTGGCcattttgctgctgctgctgttgttgctgcGCGGCTTGGGGCAGCACACGTGGCCGGCCGCTGTGGCCCTGGCACTGCGCTGGCTCCTGGGGGACCCCGCCTGCTGTGCGCTGCTGGGCCTGGCCGCGCTGGCGCGGCCCTGGCTCAGCCCTTGGATGCCCCCCTGGCTCAGTCTGGCGGCCGCGGCCAGCACGCTGGCTCTGCTGCCTGTGAGGCCACCACCGGGGCTGCGCTGGCTGCCGGCAGATGTGGCTTTCATCGTTAGGATCCTCCACGCGGGCCTGGCTATCAGGGCGCGCTTGAGCCGCACGCCGCCTGACACCTTCGTGGATGCCTTTGAGCGGCGCGCGCGGGCACAGCCGGGTCACACACCCTTGGTGCTGACAGGACCGGGGGGCCGCTCGGTCACCTACCGGGAGCTGGACGCCAGGGCTTGCCGCGCGGCGTGGGCCCTGAAGGCGGAGCTAGGCCGTCCAGCGGACCGGGGTGCCAGGGAGCCCGCTGCCCTCCTGGTGCTGGCCTCCCAGGTTGTTCCCGCCCTGGGCCTGTGGCTGGGGCTGGCCAAGTTGGGCTGCCCGGTGGCGTGGATCAATCCGCACAGCCGAGGGGCGCCCCTGGTGCACTCGGTACTGAGCTCTGGGGCTCGGGTGCTGGTGGTGGACCCAG ACCTCCGGGAAAACCTGGAGGAGGTCCTTCCCAGGCTGCAGGAAGAGAACATCCGTTGCTTCTACCTCAGTCTCTCCTCCCCAACACCGGGGGTGGGGGCTCTAGGGGCCGCCCTGCAGGATGCACCCCCGGACCCTGTGCCGGCAGACCTGCGTGCTGGGATCACACCGCGGAGCCCTGCCCTGTTCATCTACACCTCAGGGACCACAG GGCTGCCGAAGCCAGCCATTCTCACGCATGAGCGGGTTCTACAAATGTGCAGTATGCTGTCCCTGAGCGGGGTCACAGCTGATGACGTGGTCTACACGGTCTTGCCTCTGTACCATGCGATGGGGCTTGTCCTTGGGGTCCTCGGTTGCCTGGAGCTCG GAGCAACCTGTGTCCTGGCCCCTAAGttctctgcctcctgcttctGGGATGACTGTCGGCAGCATAGTGTGACTGTGATCCAGTATGTGGGCGAGGTCCTGCGGTACCTGTGTAACACTCCCCAG GTAACTCCTCAG CGGCAAGAGGACCAGACACATACAGTCCGCCTGGCAATGGGCAACGGACTCCGGGCAGATGTGTGGGAAAACTTTCAGCAGCGCTTTGGTCCCATTCGGATCTTGGAAGTCTACGGCTCCACAGAAGGCAACATCGGCTTTGTCAACTATCCAGGGCGCTGTGGGGCAGTGGGCAAGACAAGCTGCTTTCTTCGA ATGCTGTCCCCCTTCGAGCTTGTACAGTTCGACACCGAGGCCGTAGAGCCTGTGAGGGACAAACAAGGCTTCTGTGTGCCTGTGGGGCCAG GGTCTTCTCTCCTGAGGCCTCGCAAGGTCCTGGACACATCTCTTTCTTCCCACCATTTGTCTCTGTCCCTTTCCATCCTTTTTGGACAGAGCTTAGGGACATTCACTGAATTACTAAAGACTGTAAGAAAAATTTGGAATGTAGATGGAAGGAACAGAATGGAAGAAGCATTGGTGAGGAAAGTAATTGGTCAATACATTTag